The Procambarus clarkii isolate CNS0578487 chromosome 57, FALCON_Pclarkii_2.0, whole genome shotgun sequence genome has a segment encoding these proteins:
- the LOC123744950 gene encoding uncharacterized protein: MVILFIMLILSDAVSPHHSSGAAAAVAAVNTWPQQRSAVAAESTPGPSSAASSSSSQHLAPAAASSSSSQHLAPAAASSSSSQHLASAAASSSSSQHLAPAAASSSSRVNTWSQHRPAVAAVNTWPQQRPAVAAVNTWPQQRPAVAAVNTWLQQRPAVAAVNTWPQQRSAVAAESTPGPSSGQQSQHLAPAAASSSSRVNTWPQQRPAVAAVNTWPQQRPAESTPGPSSGQQSQHLAPAAASSSSSQHLAPAAASSSSSQHLAPAAASRVNTWPQQRPAVAAGSTPGPSSGQQRQQQQQQEARLEGPQQQQGARLEGQQQQQQQQQQQQEQGARLGRSVQVDAGMCRDLFLFYT; encoded by the exons ATGGTGATTCTCTTCATCATGCTCATCCTATCTGATGCTGTTTCTCCTCATCATTCTTCTGGTGCTgctgcagcagtagcagcagtcaaCACCTGGCCCCAGCAGCGGTCAGCAGTAGCAGCAGAGTCAACACCTGGCCCCAGCAGcg cggccagcagtagcagcagtcaaCACCTGGCCCCAGCAGcggccagcagtagcagcagtcaaCACCTGGCCCCAGCAGcggccagcagtagcagcagtcaaCACCTGGCTTCAGCAGcggccagcagtagcagcagtcaaCACCTGGCCCCAGCAGcggccagcagtagcagcagagtCAACACCTGGTCCCAGCACcggccagcagtagcagcagtcaaCACCTGGCCCCAGCAGcggccagcagtagcagcagtcaaCACCTGGCCCCAGCAGcggccagcagtagcagcagtcaaCACCTGGCTTCAGCAGcggccagcagtagcagcagtcaaCACCTGGCCCCAGCAGCGGTCAGCAGTAGCAGCAGAGTCAACACCTGGCCCCAGCAGCGGCCAGCAGAGTCAACACCTGGCCCCAGCAGcggccagcagtagcagcagagtCAACACCTGGCCCCAGCAGcggccagcagtagcagcagtcaaCACCTGGCCCCAGCAGCGGCCAGCAGAGTCAACACCTGGCCCCAGCAGCGGCCAGCAGAGTCAACACCTGGCCCCAGCAGcggccagcagtagcagcagtcaaCACCTGGCCCCAGCAGcggccagcagtagcagcagtcaaCACCTGGCCCCAGCAGCGGCCAGCAGAGTCAACACCTGGCCCCAGCAGcggccagcagtagcagcagggtCAACACCTGGCCCCAGCAGCGGCCAGCAGA ggcagcagcagcagcagcaggaggcccGGCTGGAGGgcccgcagcagcagcagggggcccGGCtggaggggcagcagcagcagcagcagcagcagcagcagcagcaggagcagggggCCCGGCTGGGACGCAGTGTTCAAGTAGATGCAGGAATGTGTCGTGACCTCTTCCTCTTTTACACTTAA